A single Aspergillus chevalieri M1 DNA, chromosome 3, nearly complete sequence DNA region contains:
- a CDS encoding alpha-amylase (CAZy:GH13;~COG:G;~EggNog:ENOG410PINX;~InterPro:IPR013776,IPR006047,IPR017853,IPR013780;~PFAM:PF00128;~go_function: GO:0003824 - catalytic activity [Evidence IEA];~go_function: GO:0004553 - hydrolase activity, hydrolyzing O-glycosyl compounds [Evidence IEA];~go_function: GO:0005509 - calcium ion binding [Evidence IEA];~go_process: GO:0005975 - carbohydrate metabolic process [Evidence IEA]), which produces MPESLVSDSSSMKNEEQKWKEIEEAAEHLDQMPSWDSADNTLMMQAFEWHVPNDQAHWRRLHNLLPSLKDIGVDNIWIPPGCKAMSPSGNGYDIYDLYDLGEFDQKGSRATKWGTKEELLDLIWLAQDLGVGIYWDAVLNHKAAADHPERFSAVRVDPEERNIDISQPEEVEGWVGYNFPGRGETYSSMKYHWYHFSGIDWDDSQKTNAIYKIVGPDKGWAQDVSDENGNYDFLMFADLDYSNAEVRADVLRWGEWIGTELPLSGMRLDAVKHYSAAFQREFIDHIRSTVGPEWFIIGEYWKGEVDVLLKYLEEMRYRLSLFDAPLVYRFSSISRTKGGDMRTVFDDTLVQSKPDHAVTFVTNHDTQPGQSLEAPVASFFKPLAYALILLRSQGQPCIFYGDLYGMKEDVENPLTPACNGKLPILTKARKLYAYGEQRDYFDSRNCIGFVRYGNLHHPFGLACVMSNAEAFEKRMYVGRRHAGEVWSDILEWYPGTVTIDRHGYGDFPVAGMSVSVWVNVEAEGRDGLDACFDTTIYGQPKME; this is translated from the exons ATGCCCGAGTCCTtggtttctgactcgtcttCCAT GAAGAatgaagaacagaaatgGAAGGAGATTGAGG aagcagcagaaCACCTCGACCAAATGCCATCATGGGACTCTGCCGACAACACCCTCATGATGCAAGCCTTCGAATGGCATGTCCCCAATGATCAAGCCCACTGGCGCCGTTTGCACAACCTCCTACCAAGTCTCAAGGACATCGGGGTAGATAACATCTGGATTCCTCCTGGATGCAAAGCCATGAGTCCGTCTGGTAATGGTTATGACATTTATGATTTGTATGACTTGGGAGAATTCGACCAGAAGGGATCGCGGGCGACGAAATGGGGGACTAAGGAGGAGCTTTTGGATCTTATATGGCTGGCTCAGGATTTAGGTGTTGGGATTTATTGGGATGCTGTGTTGAACCACAAGGCTGCTGCGGATCATCCGGAGCGCTTCTCTGCGGTTAGAGTTGATCCTGAGG AACGAAATATCGACATCTCACAACCTGAAGAAGTTGAAGGTTGGGTAGGCTACAACTTCCCCGGCCGCGGCGAAACATACAGCTCCATGAAATACCACTGGTACCACTTCAGTGGCATCGACTGGGACGACTCCCAAAAAACAAACGCTATATACAAAATCGTCGGTCCAGATAAAGGATGGGCCCAGGATGTCAGTGACGAGAACGGCAACTACGACTTTTTGATGTTTGCCGACCTGGACTATTCCAACGCAGAAGTCAGAGCTGATGTTCTCAGATGGGGTGAATGGATCGGGACAGAGCTCCCTCTTAGCGGCATGAGGTTGGATGCTGTGAAGCATTATTCTGCTGCTTTTCAGAGAGAGTTTATTGACCATATCCGGAGTACTGTTGGGCCTGAGTGGTTTATTATCGGGGAGTACTGGAAGGGTGAGGTGGATGTGCTGCTTAAATACCTGGAGGAGATGAGATACCGACTTTCGTTATTCGATGCGCCACTAGTTTACCGATTTTCAAGTATTTCGCGTACGAAAGGAGGTGATATGAGGACGGTATTCGATGATACGCTTGTACAAAGCAAGCCGGACCATGCAGTG ACCTTCGTCACGAACCACGACACACAACCAGGACAATCTCTAGAG GCCCCTGTAGCCTCTTTCTTCAAACCCCTCGCCTACGCCCTAATCCTTCTCCGAAGCCAAGGCCAGCCATGCATCTTCTATGGCGACCTCTACGGCATGAAAGAAGACGTCGAAAACCCCCTAACACCCGCCTGCAACGGCAAACTCCCCATCCTCACCAAAGCCCGCAAACTCTACGCCTACGGCGAACAACGTGACTACTTTGACAGTCGGAACTGCATAG GCTTCGTCCGCTACGGCAACCTCCACCACCCCTTCGGCCTCGCCTGCGTGATGAGCAACGCCGAAGCCTTCGAGAAGCGGATGTATGTGGGAcgaagacacgctggcgagGTGTGGTCTGATATTCTGGAGTGGTACCCGGGGACTGTGACTATTGATAGGCATGGGTATGGGGATTTCCCAGTGGCTGGGATGAGTGTTAGTGTGTGGGTTAATGTGGAGGCGGAGGGGAGGGATGGGTTGGATGCGTGTTT TGACACGACTATTTATGGGCAACCAAAGATGGAATGA
- the MIR1 gene encoding putative mitochondrial phosphate carrier protein (Mir1) (COG:C;~EggNog:ENOG410PFA1;~InterPro:IPR018108,IPR023395,IPR002067;~PFAM:PF00153;~go_process: GO:0055085 - transmembrane transport [Evidence IEA]) — translation MAATADKPSTGLGLYGKFAFAGAVCCSVTHGALTPVDVVKTRIQLDPVTYNKGMIGGFRQVVSNEGAGALLTGFGPTAAGYFLQGAFKFGGYEFFKQQCINQVGIERASEFRTPIYLASSAAAEFFADIALCPLEATRIRLVSQPTFASGLASGFSKILSQEGIGAFYSGFGPMLFKQVPYTMAKFVVFEKVSETIYRNFNKDTLSDGSKTAINLGSGLIAGFAAAIVSQPADTMLSKINKTPGAPGEGTITRLAKIGKELGFAGSYAGIGARLFMVGTITAGQFAIYGDIKRILGATGGVEISK, via the exons ATGGCCGCTACCGCTGACAAGCCCTCGACGGGCCTTGGCCTCTACGGCAAGTTCGCCTTTGCTGGTGCCGTCTGCTGCTCCGTCACCCACGGTGCGCTCACTCCCGTCGATGT CGTCAAGACCCGTATCCAGCTTGACCCCGTCACCTACAACAAGGGTATGATCGGTGGTTTCCGCCAGGTCGTCTCCAACGAGGGTGCTGGCGCTCTCCTCACTGGTTTCGGTCCCACCGCCGCCGGTTACTTCCTCCAGGGTGCCTTCAAGTTCGGTGGTTACGAATTCTTCAAGCAGCAGTGCATCAACCAGGTTGGCATTGAGCGGGCCTCCGAGTTCAGAACCCCCATCTACCTCGCTTCCTCCGCTGCCGCCGAATTCTTCGCCGACATTGCTCTCTGCCCTCTTGAGGCTACCCGTATCCGTCTCGTCTCTCAGCCCACTTTCGCTTCTGGTCTCGCCTCTGGTTTCTCCAAGATCCTGAGCCAGGAGGGTATTGGTGCTTTCTACTCCGGTTTCGGTCCCATGCTCTTCAAGCA GGTCCCCTACACCATGGCCAAGTTTGTCGTCTTCGAGAAGGTCTCTGAAACTATCTACCGCAACTTCAACAAGGACACTCTCTCCGACGGCTCCAAGACCGCCATTAACCTTGGCTCCGGTCTGATCGCCGGTTTCGCCGCCGCCATTGTCTCTCAGCCCGCCGACACTATGCTTTCCAAGATCAACAAGACCCCTGGTGCTCCTGGTGAGGGTACCATCACCCGTCTCGCCAAGATCGGTAAGGAGCTCGGTTTCGCCGGTAGCTACGCTGGTATTGGTGCTCG TCTCTTCATGGTTGGTACTATCACTGCTGGTCAGTTCGCTATCTACGGTGACATCAAGCGTATCCTCGGTGCCACAGGCGGTGTTGAGATCTCCAAATAA